TTTATCCGAGAAAATAGGCAATTGACCTTAACAGAAGAGGGATATTTTCTAAAAGAGCGTGCTGCTGAAATATTAACGTTAGCTGAACAAACAGAGCGTGAATTTGAAGAGCAAAGTAAAGGCTTTTTAAGCGGACATTTTTCAATCGGGTGTGTTGAAGCCGATAATTCAGATACGATGGCCATGATGTTGGAGGAATTGGTGAGCGACTATCCTCAAGTGACCTTTAATATTGTTTCGGGAACTAGCGATGATATTAGTGATAAATTGGAAAAGGGAATTTTGGATTTAGCAATTTTATTAGAACCGATAGCTACAACAAATTTTGAAAAAATTATTTTACCAAGAGAAGAAAAATGGGGATTGTTAGTATCAAATGATTCTTTTCTTGCACAAAAAGCAACCATTCAGCCTGAAGATTTAGAAGGGATTCCACTATTAAGTTCAAATCGTTCAGAGGTCCAGCTAATGCTTGAAGGCTGGCTTGCGAAACCGTTAAATAATTTAAATGTGGTAGGTACGTTTAATTTGATTTTCAATGTTTTTTCTTTAGTAGAAAATCGTGTTGGTTCGGCTTTAACGATTGAAGGAGCAACAACCAATGGCGAACATGGCGGATTGACATTTGTTCCATTAGCCCCAGAAGTTAAAACAAATTGTGTCCTTGTTTGGAAGAAAAATCGACTGCAAACACCAGCTGTCAAGGAATTTATCCAACGATTTAACGATGCTTTCAAGGCATAGCAACTGGATGGTTTAGGCATTAGACGTTTAGAGAAACAGGTTGTATCATTTACTTGTAAGTAGGTGGTGCAGCCTGTTTTTGCATAAGTAAAGGATAAAGAAGGTGATCAAATGACGGCTATCGTATATTTTTCTCGACCTTTTGAAAATTTGATTGGTGGAAAGAAGGAATATTTGTCTGTTGGAAATACAAAAGTTGTGGCACAAAAAATTGCCGAGATACTCGATGTTGATGCTTTTGCGCTCATTCCAGAAATAACCTATCCAAAAGCGTATCAAGCAGTGGTGACTCAAGCGGAACAGGAAAAAATGATAAACGAGCGACCTAAATATCAACCACTTTTGTTTAACTTAGCAAAACATCAAACGGTTTATCTAGGCTATCCAAATTGGTGGGGCACGTTTCCAATGATCGTTGCAACTTTTTTAGAGGAAAATGATTTATCAGGAAAAAATATTTATCCTTTTTGCACACATGAAGGCAGTGGAATGGGCAATAGCATCAACGATCTACAGGAATTATGCCCTGATGCAACGATTCATATCGGGTTACCCATACGTGGGTCCAGAGTTGAAAAAGCAGATATCGCAATCAAAAATTGGTTACAACATGACCAATCAAAAATAAATCAATTGGAGGAATAAAAAATGGCAAAATTTGAAGAAGTAAAGAATGGTGTGATTTTTCCTGTGGGAGAAAAAAATGAGGCCTATGCGCAATATTTTATCGGTCAAAGCTATTTAAACAATTTAATTGCAGATCCCAAGGTCAATGTAGGTGTAGGAAATGTCACCTTTGAACCTGGTTGCCGTAATAATTGGCATATTCATCATGATGGGTTTCAACTGTTATTAGTCACTGGCGGTGAAGGCTGGTATCAAGAAGAGGGTAAGGCTGCGCAATTTTTAACTGCTGGAGCTGTGATTGTTACTCATGATGGTGTGAAACATTGGCATGGTGCGGCAAAAGATAGTTGGTTTGAACATTTAGCAATTACAGCTGGTACGCCAGAATGGTTAGAACCTGTTTCAGATGAATTATACAATCAATTATAAAAATGAATAAAAGATGGGAGTCCTACCTAATGAAAAAACAAACAGCAGGCAGAGATCAATTAGGTGCATTTGCACCAAAATTTGCAGAATTAAATGATGATGTATTATTTGGTGAAGTTTGGTCGCGAGAAGAACAACTTTCACCACGTGACCGTAGCTTGATTACTTGTTCAAGCTTATTAACACAAGGCGTACCACAATTAGAAGCGCATATGAACATCGCCAAACAAAATGGGTTGACAA
The Enterococcus silesiacus DNA segment above includes these coding regions:
- a CDS encoding flavodoxin; translated protein: MTAIVYFSRPFENLIGGKKEYLSVGNTKVVAQKIAEILDVDAFALIPEITYPKAYQAVVTQAEQEKMINERPKYQPLLFNLAKHQTVYLGYPNWWGTFPMIVATFLEENDLSGKNIYPFCTHEGSGMGNSINDLQELCPDATIHIGLPIRGSRVEKADIAIKNWLQHDQSKINQLEE
- a CDS encoding LytTR family transcriptional regulator, which codes for MAKFEEVKNGVIFPVGEKNEAYAQYFIGQSYLNNLIADPKVNVGVGNVTFEPGCRNNWHIHHDGFQLLLVTGGEGWYQEEGKAAQFLTAGAVIVTHDGVKHWHGAAKDSWFEHLAITAGTPEWLEPVSDELYNQL
- a CDS encoding 4-carboxymuconolactone decarboxylase, producing MKKQTAGRDQLGAFAPKFAELNDDVLFGEVWSREEQLSPRDRSLITCSSLLTQGVPQLEAHMNIAKQNGLTKEEMVELITHLAFYTGWPKAWSAFALAKEIFGE
- a CDS encoding transcriptional regulator, encoding MELRELRYFWTVAEERNFSKAAKILHITQPTLSRQIKEFEEKLGTPLFIRENRQLTLTEEGYFLKERAAEILTLAEQTEREFEEQSKGFLSGHFSIGCVEADNSDTMAMMLEELVSDYPQVTFNIVSGTSDDISDKLEKGILDLAILLEPIATTNFEKIILPREEKWGLLVSNDSFLAQKATIQPEDLEGIPLLSSNRSEVQLMLEGWLAKPLNNLNVVGTFNLIFNVFSLVENRVGSALTIEGATTNGEHGGLTFVPLAPEVKTNCVLVWKKNRLQTPAVKEFIQRFNDAFKA